The following proteins are co-located in the Vigna angularis cultivar LongXiaoDou No.4 chromosome 2, ASM1680809v1, whole genome shotgun sequence genome:
- the LOC108328153 gene encoding uncharacterized protein LOC108328153, whose amino-acid sequence MAEEPETNPPPPDPPIPSAPEVEAETAPPAAATASQPSIEIAAPPALAPKRQRRPSVRLGEIGDQRAALHGHDSHTRRPSMPPWSWRTPKESSRTSKARSVTNLANGGEEFGSTNNRRGKAKRGGPTAKRLRSNWTPRATMDENGEEEGFRDFEHDLEQDQSPVHSVEDNGVDYWHVDRSEDPRVRVSDNDGVESESRERRKSDGVRSWLFELGLSRYAPMFEIHEVDDELLPMLTLEDLKDMGINAVGSRRKMYNAIQKLRKCFP is encoded by the coding sequence ATGGCCGAAGAGCCCGAAACTAACCCACCACCGCCGGACCCTCCAATTCCCTCTGCACCGGAGGTTGAGGCGGAAACGGCTCCGCCGGCTGCAGCAACTGCATCGCAGCCGAGCATCGAGATCGCCGCTCCTCCGGCGTTAGCTCCGAAGCGGCAACGCCGTCCGAGCGTCCGTCTAGGAGAGATCGGCGACCAACGTGCCGCCTTACATGGCCACGACTCGCATACGCGCCGTCCGAGCATGCCGCCATGGAGCTGGCGGACTCCGAAGGAATCTTCAAGAACTTCGAAGGCGCGTTCCGTCACGAACCTCGCGAACGGCGGCGAAGAGTTCGGAAGCACCAACAACCGTAGGGGAAAGGCGAAGCGAGGAGGACCAACGGCGAAGCGGTTGAGATCAAACTGGACTCCGCGAGCAACGATGGACGAAAATGGTGAGGAAGAAGGTTTTAGGGATTTCGAACATGATCTTGAACAGGATCAGAGTCCGGTGCACTCGGTGGAAGATAACGGTGTGGATTATTGGCACGTGGATCGGAGCGAGGATCCTAGAGTTAGGGTTTCGGATAACGACGGCGTTGAATCGGAATCGCGGGAACGGAGGAAGAGCGACGGAGTTAGGTCCTGGCTTTTCGAGTTAGGTCTTAGTAGGTATGCGCCTATGTTTGAGATCCATGAGGTCGATGATGAGTTGCTTCCTATGTTGACATTGGAGGATCTCAAAGATATGGGGATCAACGCTGTCGGGTCCAGAAGGAAAATGTACAATGCAATCCAGAAGCTGAGGAAGTGCTTTCCGTGA
- the LOC108328003 gene encoding serine carboxypeptidase-like 45, translating into MCSLLWSSIVMCVALQLLQLGIVHPSPSHIRITHLPGQPQVQFQQFSGYVNVDDRNHQALFFYFAEAEKDAASKPLVLWLNGGPGCSSLGVGAFSENGPFRPKGEGLVRNQFSWNREANMLYLETPIGVGFSYSSDTSAYEGVNDKITGKDNLVFLKNWFIKFPEYRNRSLFIVGESYAGHYVPQLAELMLQFNKKEKLFNLKGIALGNPVLEFATDFNSRAEFFWSHGLISDTTYKVFTSVCNYSRYVREYYNGAVSPVCSSVMSQVSTETSRFVDKYDVTLDVCLSSVFSQTKVLNPQQVTETIDVCVEDETVNYLNRKDVQSALHARLVGVQRWSACSNVLDYELRDLEIPTITVVGNLVLEGIPVLVYSGDQDSVIPLTGSRTLVHKLAKMLGLKTTVPYRVWFEKQQVGGWTQVYGDILSFATIRGASHEAPFSQPERSLVLFKSFLEGRPMPQEF; encoded by the exons ATGTGTTCTCTTCTTTGGAGTTCCATTGTTATGTGTGTAGCACTTCAACTTCTTCAGCTTGGCATTGTGCATCCTTCACCCTCTCATATCAGGATCACTCACTTACCGGGCCAACCCCAAGTTCAGTTTCAGCAGTTTTCAGGTTATGTAAATGTTGATGACAGAAACCACCAAGCACTCTTTTTCTACTTTGCTGAAGCTGAAAAAGATGCAGCTTCCAAGCCCCTTGTTCTGTGGCTCAATGGAG GGCCTGGTTGTTCTTCTCTTGGGGTTGGTGCGTTTTCAGAGAATGGACCATTTAGGCCCAAAGGTGAAGGCTTGGTTAGGAATCAATTCAGCTGGAACAGAG AAGCTAATATGCTGTATTTGGAAACGCCAATTGGAGTTGGATTCTCTTACTCAAGTGATACTTCTGCTTATGAGGGTGTGAATGACAAAATTACAGGCAA GGATAACTTAGTGTTCTTGAAAAACTGGTTTATAAAGTTCCCAGAATACAGAAACAGAAGTTTATTCATTGTAGGAGAAAGCTATGCTG GCCATTATGTTCCTCAACTGGCTGAGCTTATGCTccaattcaacaaaaaggagaaGTTGTTCAATCTGAAAGGCATTGCT CTTGGTAATCCAGTTCTAGAATTTGCAACGGATTTCAATTCGAGAGCAGAGTTTTTCTGGTCGCATGGGTTAATTTCAGATACAACGTACAAAGTTTTCACTTCTGTTTGTAACTATTCAAGATATGTGAGGGAATACTACAATGGTGCTGTTTCTCCTGTCTGTTCAAGTGTTATGAGCCAAGTCAGTACAGAAACAAGTAGATTTGTGGACAAGTATGATGTGACCCTTGATGTTTGTTTATCTTCAGTGTTTTCACAAACCAAAGTCCTCAATCCCCAG CAAGTCACTGAGACGATAGATGTATGTGTGGAAGATGAAACAGTCAATTATCTGAACAGAAAAGATGTGCAATCAGCTTTGCATGCACGTCTTGTTGGAGTTCAAAGATGGTCTGCTTGCAGCAA TGTCCTGGATTATGAGCTGCGTGACTTGGAAATACCAACAATCACTGTTGTGGGGAATCTAGTACTGGAGGGAATACCAGTACTGGTTTACAG TGGTGATCAGGATTCAGTAATCCCTCTGACTGGAAGTAGAACATTAGTACATAAATTGGCAAAAATGCTAGGATTGAAAACCACTGTGCCATACAGGGTGTGGTTTGAGAAGCAGCAG GTGGGTGGGTGGACTCAAGTTTATGGTGACATCCTTTCATTTGCCACCATCAGGGGAGCATCACATGAGGCTCCATTTTCACAGCCGGAGAGGTCACTTGTGCTGTTCAAGTCCTTCTTAGAAGGACGACCAATGCCACAAGAGTTTTGA
- the LOC108329344 gene encoding RNA polymerase II C-terminal domain phosphatase-like 3 yields MVFGSLLDCQKLGKLEKMGKEVEDVEEGEISDTASVEEISEADFNKQDVKVNNNNKPNGSDARVWAVHDLYSKYPTICRGYASGLYNLAWAQAVQNKPLNDIFVMELDSDANANGNNNSNRSSSVSGNPKEVVVVDMDKEEGELEEGEIDADADPETEAESVVADSVVSETVSDSEQLCVKKGVSDSEQLGVRNVLEGVTVANVAESFVQTSSRLLNALPEVFSRPADSEKDDLIRLSFNAIEVVYSVFRSMDSSDKERNKDNILRLLSSVKDQEQAQLFSPKHIEEIQGMMTAIDSVGALGSSEAIYTKTESQTPEIKSQENSALEVQTHSINIQENQAVEATALISSVKPLHSDIIGGSRALKFGQNSIKGRGILLPLLDLHKDHDADSLPSPTREAPSCFPVNKLLSVGEAMVKSGSAAKMQPGKVEVDSEGSTKFHLYETDALKAVSTYQQKFGRSSLFTNDKLPSPTPSGDCDDMVVDTNEEVSSASIGGFLTTTKPTLIDQPPVSGTSMDNSRLLGLINSRVDAAGPGSFPVKSSAKSRDPRRRLINSEANAVDNHSVVINNMPKVEYAGSAISRKQKAVEEPFDVTVSKRLKSSLENIEHNSSQVRTIAGTGGWLEDNTGPGTELIEKNNLMDKFAPEPKKTLNTVSSSCSGSVAFNATSIRNEQVPITSSNIASSLPAVLKDIVVNPTMLLGLIFEQQNRLRNAVNKSSDSATNILNPTSSNSATGTDSTVSIGSSMATGLQTSVGMLPVSSQSTSTAQSLQDDYSGKIRMKPRDPRRILHTNNSVQKSGNIVNELHKAIVSPVSNSQVTGENVNAQKLEGRVDTKLVPTQSGAAPDITRQFTKNLKNIADIMSVSQESSTHSTAAQSFSSASVPLNIDRGEQKSVVSNSQNLQAGTVGSAHEICAPGTSRSQSTWGDVEHLFEGYDEQQKAAIQRERARRIEEQNKMFAARKLCLVLDLDHTLLNSAKFVEVDPVHDEILRKKEEQDREKPHRHLFRFPHMGMWTKLRPGIWNFLEKASKLYELHLYTMGNKLYATEMAKVLDPKGVLFAGRVISRGDDTDSVDGEERAPKSKDLEGVLGMESAVVIIDDSVRVWPHNKLNLIVVERYTYFPCSRRQFGLPGPSLLEIDHDERPEAGTLASSLAVIERIHQNFFASQSLEEVDVRNILASEQRKILAGCRIVFSRVFPVGEANPHLHPLWQTAEQFGAVCTNQIDEQVTHVVANSLGTDKVNWALSTGRFVVHPGWVEASALLYRRANEQDFAIKP; encoded by the exons ATGGTTTTCGGATCGTTGTTGGATTGTCAGAAATTAGGAAAATTGGAGAAGATGGGTAAGGAGGTTGAGGATGTGGAAGAGGGCGAGATTTCGGATACTGCTTCGGTGGAAGAGATTTCAGAAGCGGATTTCAATAAGCAGGATGTTAAGGTGAATAATAACAATAAACCCAATGGAAGTGATGCTAGGGTTTGGGCTGTTCATGATCTTTACTCAAAGTACCCTACTATTTGCCGGGGATATGCTTCGGGTTTGTATAACCTTGCTTGGGCACAAGCCGTGCAGAACAAGCCTTTGAATGATATTTTTGTGATGGAACTGGACTCTGACGCCAATGCTAATGGTAACAACAACTCCAATCGATCGTCTTCTGTTTCTGGGAATCCTAAGGAGGTGGTTGTTGTGGATATGGACAAAGAGGAAGGGGAGTTGGAGGAGGGTGAGATTGATGCCGATGCTGACCCTGAAACAGAGGCAGAGAGTGTTGTGGCTGATTCTGTTGTTTCAGAGACTGTTTCTGATTCTGAGCAGTTGTGTGTAAAAAAGGGTGTTTCTGATTCTGAGCAGCTTGGTGTGAGGAACGTTCTGGAGGGTGTTACAGTTGCTAATGTGGCGGA GTCATTTGTTCAAACTTCCAGTAGGCTGCTTAATGCCCTTCCAGAGGTGTTCTCTAGACCTGCTGATTCTGAGAAGGATGATCTCATTCGATTGTCATTTAATGCAATTGAAGTGGTTTATTCT gTATTTCGCTCTATGGACTCTTCGGATAAGGAACGGAACAAGGATAACATTTTAAg GTTGCTTTCTTCTGTGAAGGATCAAGAACAGGCTCAATTATTTTCTCCAAAGCATATAGAAGAG ATCCAGGGCATGATGACTGCAATTGATTCTGTTGGTGCTTTAGGAAGTAGCGAGGCTATTTACACGAAGACAGAATCTCAGACCCCTGAGATAAAGTCTCAGGAAAATTCAGCTTTAGAAGTGCAGACCCATTCTATAAATATTCAAGAAAATCAAGCAGTAGAAGCAACTGCATTGATTTCTTCTGTTAAGCCTTTGCATAGTGACATAATTGGGGGATCACGGGCTTTAAAATTTGGACAAAATAGTATTAAAGGTAGAGGGATTCTGCTCCCTCTGCTAGACCTTCACAAGGATCATGATGCAGACAGTTTACCATCACCAACCCGAGAGGCACCTTCCTGCTTCCCTGTGAATAAATTACTTTCTGTTGGAGAGGCCATGGTTAAATCTGGTTCAGCAGCTAAGATGCAGCCTGGGAAGGTGGAAGTTGACAGTGAAGGTTCTACTAAATTTCATCTGTATGAAACTGATGCTTTGAAAGCTGTTTCCACATATCAACAGAAGTTTGGTCGAAGTTCCCTTTTTACAAATGATAAACTACCAAGTCCAACTCCTTCGGGTGACTGCGATGATATGGTTGTTGATACAAACGAGGAGGTCTCTAGTGCATCTATCGGTGGTTTTTTAACAACCACTAAGCCAACCCTTATAGATCAGCCACCTGTTTCTGGTACTTCCATGGATAACTCCAGACTGCTTGGATTGATTAATTCTAGAGTTGATGCAGCAGGTCCGGGGTCTTTCCCTGTGAAAAGCTCGGCAAAAAGTAGAGATCCTAGGCGTCGACTTATTAACTCTGAAGCAAATGCTGTGGATAACCATTCCGTTGTGATAAATAATATGCCTAAAGTGGAATACGCTGGATCAGCAATTTCAAGGAAACAAAAGGCTGTTGAGGAGCCTTTTGATGTAACTGTATCAAAAAGACTAAAAAGTTCATTGGAAAATATTGAGCATAATTCGAGTCAAGTAAGAACTATAGCTGGAACTGGAGGTTGGTTGGAAGATAATACTGGGCCTGGAACTGAGTTGATAGAGAAGAATAATTTAATGGACAAATTTGCACCTGAACCCAAAAAGACTTTGAATACAGTCAGTAGCTCTTGTTCTGGTTCTGTTGCTTTCAATGCAACAAGCATTAGAAATGAACAGGTACCAATTACAAGTAGCAACATAGCATCTTCCTTACCTGCTGTATTGAAAGATATAGTTGTAAATCCAACCATGTTGCTAGGCTTAATTTTCGAGCAGCAAAACAGATTAAGAAATGCCGTGAATAAATCTTCTGATTCTGCTACAAATATTCTGAATCCAACAAGCTCAAATTCGGCAACGGGAACAGACTCCACTGTGAGTATCGGTTCATCAATGGCCACTGGTCTTCAAACTTCTGTTGGAATGCTTCCAGTTTCATCACAATCAACTTCTACG GCACAAAGCCTACAAGATGATTATTCAGGAAAGATTCGCATGAAACCCCGTGATCCAAGGCGCATTCTCCACACTAATAACTCTGTTCAAAAGAGTGGGAACATAGTGAATGAGCTACACAAAGCCATTGTATCCCCTGTGTCTAACAGCCAGGTAACTGGGGAAAATGTCAATGCCCAGAAGCTGGAGGGCAGGGTGGACACTAAATTAGTACCCACACAATCAGGTGCAGCACCTGATATTACTCGGCAATTCACCAAGAATCTGAAAAACATTGCTGATATTATGTCTGTTTCCCAAGAATCATCTACTCACTCAACTGCAGCTCAAAGTTTTTCTTCTGCATCTGTCCCCCTTAATATAGATAGAGGGGAGCAGAAATCTGTTGTGTCAAACTCTCAGAACTTGCAAGCTGGCACAGTAGGATCAGCTCATGAAATATGTGCACCAGGTACCTCTCGATCCCAGAGTACATGGGGAGATGTTGAACATCTTTTTGAAGGTTATGATGAGCAGCAGAAGGCTGCTATTCAGAGGGAGAGGGCAAGGAGGATCGAAGAACAGAATAAAATGTTTGCCGCTAGGAAATTGTGTCTTGTATTGGACCTAGACCACACTCTACTTAATTCTGCCAAG TTTGTGGAAGTTGATCCTGTGCATGACgaaatattgagaaaaaaagaagaacagGACCGTGAGAAGCCTCACAGACATCTTTTTCGCTTTCCTCATATGGGAATGTGGACTAAACTCAGACCAGGAATCTGGAACTTCTTGGAGAAG GCTAGTAAGCTCTATGAGCTACATCTTTACACTATGGGAAACAAACTATATGCAACAGAAATGGCAAAGGTACTTGATCCAAAGGGAGTTCTGTTTGCTGGAAGAGTTATTTCTAGAGGTGATGATACTGATTCAGTTGATGGTGAGGAGAGGGCTCCCAAAAGCAAAGATTTGGAAGGCGTTTTGGGAATGGAATCAGCAGTTGTAATCATAGATGATTCTGTGAGGGTCTGGCCTCATAACAAACTGAACTTGATAGTGGTGGAAAG GTATACGTACTTCCCCTGTAGTAGACGTCAGTTTGGATTGCCTGGTCCTTCCCTTCTTGAGATTGATCACGATGAGAGACCTGAAGCTGGAACCCTGGCTTCATCTTTGGCA GTTATTGAGAGAATACATCAAAACTTTTTTGCTTCGCAATCCTTAGAAGAAGTTGATGTCAGAAATATACTAGCGTCAGAGCAGAGAAAAATCTTAGCTGGCTGTCGTATAGTATTTAGTAGGGTGTTTCCTGTTGGTGAAGCAAATCCTCACCTTCACCCATTGTGGCAGACAGCTGAACAGTTTGGTGCTGTATGCACCAACCAGATTGATGAACAAGTTACTCATGTAGTTGCGAATTCCCTGGGGACTGATAAG GTGAACTGGGCTCTTTCCACTGGAAGATTTGTTGTCCATCCTGGCTG GGTGGAAGCATCGGCATTGCTATATAGGAGGGCGAACGAGCAAGATTTTGCCATTAAACCATAA
- the LOC108328962 gene encoding inactive leucine-rich repeat receptor-like protein kinase CORYNE isoform X2 → MFRKRHIAASLARELLALQPLFIIFLFSLHHNTVQCQGRLSKHVSSEPPSPSRPSPPSSSGYKDDPKKIILSLVLGAVTGLVCSVFFALVVRCAVQYLNRTPILKGPVIFSPKIAPKTLQLALAKENHLLGSSPNGKYYKTVLDNGLTIAVKRLTPFGSSSPEAKKKSVKRQIQTELELLASLRHRNLMSLRAYVREPDGFSLVYDYVSTGSLADVLNRVWENELAFGWEVRLRIAVGVVKGLQYLHFTCAPQILLHYNLKPTNVMLDGDFEPRLADYGLAKLLPNLDRGTSLYTPPECFHNCRYTDKSDIFSFGMILGVLLTGKDPTDPFFGEAASGGSLGGWLRHLQQAGDARDALDKSMLGEEGEEDEMLMAVRIAAACLSDMPADRPSSDELVHMLTQLHSF, encoded by the exons ATGTTTAGGAAAAGGCACATCGCTGCTTCTCTTGCCAGGGAATTGTTGGCACTCCAGCCACTTTTTATTATCTTCTTGTTCAGCTTGCACCACAACACTGTGCAATGTCAAGGAAGGTTGAGTAAACATGTTTCTTCAGAGCCTCCATCGCCTTCTAGGCCATCACCACCTTCATCATCAGGATACAAGGATGACCCCAAGAAGATAATTTTGAGCTTGGTTTTAGGAGCAGTAACTGGACTAGTTTGTTCTGTTTTCTTTGCACTTGTGGTACGCTGTGCGGTGCAGTACCTAAACCGCACACCAATCCTCAAGGGGCCTGTTATTTTCTCCCCCAAAATTGCCCCCAAGACACTCCAATTAGCTTTGGCGAAGGAAAACCACTTGCTTGGTTCGAGTCCTAATGGGAAATACTACAAAACTGTGCTTGACAATGGACTCACTATTGCAGTGAAAAGGCTAACACCCTTTGGAAGCAGCTCCCCAGAGGCTAAGAAAAAATCAGTGAAGAGGCAGATACAAACTGAGCTAGAGCTTCTTGCAAGCTTAAGACACAGGAACTTGATGAGTTTGAGAGCCTATGTACGTGAGCCTGATGGTTTCTCATTGGTTTATGATTATGTGTCCACTGGGAGTCTTGCTGATGTGTTGAATAGAGTTTGGGAGAATGAATTGGCCTTTGGTTGGGAAGTTAGGCTCAGGATTGCTGTTGGTGTGGTGAAGGGTCTTCAGTATCTTCACTTCACCTGTGCGCCTCAGATACTGCTGCACTACAACTTGAAGCCAACAAATGTGATGCTGGATGGTGATTTTGAACCCAGATTAGCGGACTATGGTTTGGCCAAACTTCTACCCAACTTGGATAGAGGAACTTCTCTCTACACTCCTCCTGAATGTTTCCACAACTGCAG GTACACTGACAAAAGTGACATCTTCAGTTTTGGCATGATACTAGGTGTTTTGTTAACTGGTAAGGACCCTACAGATCCGTTCTTTGGAGAAGCAGCGAGTGGTGGAAGTTTGGGAGGTTGGTTGAGGCACTTGCAGCAAGCCGGTGATGCGAGGGATGCCCTTGATAAGAGCATGTTAGGGGAAGAAGGAGAGGAAGATGAGATGCTAATGGCTGTTAGGATTGCTGCTGCATGCCTCTCTGATATGCCTGCAGATAGGCCTTCTAGTGATGAGCTTGTTCACATGCTAACGCAACTGCACAGTTTTTGA
- the LOC108328962 gene encoding inactive leucine-rich repeat receptor-like protein kinase CORYNE isoform X1 → MFRKRHIAASLARELLALQPLFIIFLFSLHHNTVQCQGRLSKHVSSEPPSPSRPSPPSSSGYKDDPKKIILSLVLGAVTGLVCSVFFALVVRCAVQYLNRTPILKGPVIFSPKIAPKTLQLALAKENHLLGSSPNGKYYKTVLDNGLTIAVKRLTPFGSSSPEAKKKSVKRQIQTELELLASLRHRNLMSLRAYVREPDGFSLVYDYVSTGSLADVLNRVWENELAFGWEVRLRIAVGVVKGLQYLHFTCAPQILLHYNLKPTNVMLDGDFEPRLADYGLAKLLPNLDRGTSLYTPPECFHNCSRYTDKSDIFSFGMILGVLLTGKDPTDPFFGEAASGGSLGGWLRHLQQAGDARDALDKSMLGEEGEEDEMLMAVRIAAACLSDMPADRPSSDELVHMLTQLHSF, encoded by the exons ATGTTTAGGAAAAGGCACATCGCTGCTTCTCTTGCCAGGGAATTGTTGGCACTCCAGCCACTTTTTATTATCTTCTTGTTCAGCTTGCACCACAACACTGTGCAATGTCAAGGAAGGTTGAGTAAACATGTTTCTTCAGAGCCTCCATCGCCTTCTAGGCCATCACCACCTTCATCATCAGGATACAAGGATGACCCCAAGAAGATAATTTTGAGCTTGGTTTTAGGAGCAGTAACTGGACTAGTTTGTTCTGTTTTCTTTGCACTTGTGGTACGCTGTGCGGTGCAGTACCTAAACCGCACACCAATCCTCAAGGGGCCTGTTATTTTCTCCCCCAAAATTGCCCCCAAGACACTCCAATTAGCTTTGGCGAAGGAAAACCACTTGCTTGGTTCGAGTCCTAATGGGAAATACTACAAAACTGTGCTTGACAATGGACTCACTATTGCAGTGAAAAGGCTAACACCCTTTGGAAGCAGCTCCCCAGAGGCTAAGAAAAAATCAGTGAAGAGGCAGATACAAACTGAGCTAGAGCTTCTTGCAAGCTTAAGACACAGGAACTTGATGAGTTTGAGAGCCTATGTACGTGAGCCTGATGGTTTCTCATTGGTTTATGATTATGTGTCCACTGGGAGTCTTGCTGATGTGTTGAATAGAGTTTGGGAGAATGAATTGGCCTTTGGTTGGGAAGTTAGGCTCAGGATTGCTGTTGGTGTGGTGAAGGGTCTTCAGTATCTTCACTTCACCTGTGCGCCTCAGATACTGCTGCACTACAACTTGAAGCCAACAAATGTGATGCTGGATGGTGATTTTGAACCCAGATTAGCGGACTATGGTTTGGCCAAACTTCTACCCAACTTGGATAGAGGAACTTCTCTCTACACTCCTCCTGAATGTTTCCACAACTGCAG CAGGTACACTGACAAAAGTGACATCTTCAGTTTTGGCATGATACTAGGTGTTTTGTTAACTGGTAAGGACCCTACAGATCCGTTCTTTGGAGAAGCAGCGAGTGGTGGAAGTTTGGGAGGTTGGTTGAGGCACTTGCAGCAAGCCGGTGATGCGAGGGATGCCCTTGATAAGAGCATGTTAGGGGAAGAAGGAGAGGAAGATGAGATGCTAATGGCTGTTAGGATTGCTGCTGCATGCCTCTCTGATATGCCTGCAGATAGGCCTTCTAGTGATGAGCTTGTTCACATGCTAACGCAACTGCACAGTTTTTGA